The Candidatus Dechloromonas phosphoritropha genome includes a region encoding these proteins:
- a CDS encoding YfbU family protein, with translation MAPPFGNNSGFPGFGGNEKGEFSSIATFLAEHQDRFTRFKGRICDSHTPSVAKYRRMCEVFETVQPALFGRQLIVNELAQILNVRSHHSED, from the coding sequence TTGGCTCCTCCATTTGGGAACAATTCCGGTTTTCCTGGCTTCGGCGGCAATGAAAAAGGTGAATTCAGCAGCATCGCCACGTTCCTGGCCGAACATCAGGATCGCTTTACCCGATTCAAGGGTCGGATATGCGACAGCCACACCCCCTCTGTTGCGAAGTATCGTCGGATGTGCGAAGTGTTCGAGACAGTTCAGCCCGCGCTGTTTGGTCGGCAACTCATTGTCAACGAACTTGCCCAGATACTGAATGTGAGAAGTCATCATTCAGAAGATTGA
- a CDS encoding site-specific integrase, with product MISTDRSEEFLLVAELRKSVSNVAKGIQPSTIVEYEKIYARMLRDNQTPADATSRSGYFLRRAALMYVCANQARNALRDRDKSVFGSDEWQSALLEIERISSIFRSYPPDSERQNHVVGSTGRCWNDVRQEKESAGWKAESKSKRAGLSALLKRPDWSNCLFNAITPKYRAAYTISFLTGARPAEIENGVSVKQCENGLEITIKGAKIGKQRGQPERVILVSLDSKSAQYLAALTEGGKVTIQNNAKRFCDAVRKAGKKAFPRMRSTISPYSLRHAVASSLKASGIDAEGIAQVLGHRASRSQQVYGMCSQRSNNATAILGVRASMPVRDTSRSPTGISGSTPKPRFG from the coding sequence ATGATTTCAACAGATAGGAGCGAAGAATTTTTGTTGGTTGCAGAACTGCGCAAGTCTGTTTCAAATGTTGCCAAGGGCATCCAACCTTCAACTATTGTTGAGTATGAAAAAATTTACGCTCGCATGTTGCGCGACAATCAAACCCCTGCTGATGCAACAAGTCGTTCCGGCTATTTTTTGCGCCGAGCGGCTTTAATGTACGTTTGTGCCAATCAAGCACGCAATGCCCTTCGTGACCGTGACAAATCAGTTTTTGGCTCTGACGAATGGCAATCTGCCTTGCTCGAAATCGAGCGCATTTCATCAATATTCCGCTCTTACCCTCCTGATTCCGAGCGGCAAAATCACGTGGTCGGCAGCACTGGTCGCTGCTGGAATGATGTTCGGCAAGAAAAAGAATCAGCGGGGTGGAAAGCCGAATCAAAATCAAAACGCGCTGGACTGAGTGCGCTTCTTAAGCGCCCAGACTGGTCAAACTGTTTATTCAATGCAATCACACCGAAATACCGTGCTGCTTACACTATTTCATTTTTAACGGGCGCACGACCAGCAGAAATTGAAAATGGCGTTTCAGTCAAACAGTGCGAAAACGGCTTGGAAATAACGATCAAAGGCGCAAAAATCGGTAAGCAAAGAGGACAACCGGAACGCGTCATTCTTGTCTCTCTCGACAGCAAATCGGCTCAATATCTCGCCGCGCTAACTGAAGGTGGCAAGGTCACTATACAAAACAATGCCAAACGATTTTGTGATGCTGTTCGCAAAGCGGGAAAGAAAGCTTTTCCGCGCATGCGCTCGACCATCTCGCCGTACTCGCTGCGTCATGCCGTTGCATCGTCTTTGAAAGCCAGCGGCATTGATGCCGAAGGAATCGCGCAAGTACTCGGGCATCGTGCGAGCAGGTCGCAGCAGGTGTATGGCATGTGCTCCCAGCGCAGCAACAACGCCACCGCAATTCTCGGCGTTCGTGCCAGCATGCCAGTTCGAGACACTTCGCGTTCTCCAACTGGCATTAGTGGCTCGACACCAAAACCAAGGTT